In Arachis hypogaea cultivar Tifrunner chromosome 17, arahy.Tifrunner.gnm2.J5K5, whole genome shotgun sequence, a single window of DNA contains:
- the LOC140180784 gene encoding uncharacterized protein produces the protein MILANAHLHRTLVDQGSSANILFKPAFNKLGLDEKELRAYPDTLFGLGDTSIRLMGFIPLHKTFGKGIKSKTLSIDFIVVDVASAYNALIGRTALNWLGVVVSTPHLCMKFSTPEGITTIRGDQKLARKSYNESLNLRGKGKEVNTIELGGVRVKEELRPQP, from the coding sequence ATGATTCTCGCCAACGCTCATCTACATAGAACTCTGGTGGATCAAGGGAGCTCAGCTAACATTTTGTTCAAACCAGCATTTAATAAGCTGGGATTGGACGAAAAGGAGCTAAGAGCTTACCCAGACACTCTcttcggactaggagacacttCCATTAGGCTAATGGGTTTCATTCCCCTACACAAAACTTTTGGAAAGGGAATAAAATCCAAGACATTAAGCATTGACTTTATTGTCGTTGATGTAGCTTctgcctacaatgccctaataggcaGAACAGCCCTAAATTGGCTCGGAGTTGTGGTTTCTACCCCCCATCTCTGTATGAAGTTCTCAACACCAGAAGGGATTACCACCATCAGAGGAGATCAGAAGTTAGCGAGAAAAAGTTACAATGAAAGCCTTAACCTAAGAGGTAAAGGCAAGGAAGTCAATACCATTGAGCTCGGAGGAGTCCGAGTTAAGGAAGAACTACGACCACAGCCTTGA